In Clostridium thermosuccinogenes, the genomic stretch GTAGTTGTCAATGAAGGGTTTAATGTTTGTGGCAACAGCATCGGCATAATTTGATACCGACTGATGAGAAACACTTACACCATGTACTTCACGCATAAGGGCAGCTGTCATCCGGGTAGAAAGGCCAAAATTGACATGGTATGTAAGTATCAGCCCCAGGACGTGAGGAGAGACATAAAGCCTTGATATATCTACACTCGGAGGCTGGGAAGGCTTTCTTACCAAAGGCTCAAAGTCAATATCAAACTCCCTGTAGATGTAATGGAGCTTGAAATCATGTGGAGAAGACTTGTAGCGCTGCTTGTCTTCCTCGGACATGGAATTGAGCCTGTCAAGGTAATAGGGGCACTTGGAGTTGGTGCACTTATGTACGTTGAAGTCCTTACGCTCTTTCTTAAGTTCCAGTGTCCTTCCACAGTGGGGGCAGAGGAAGATGAGATTTTTTAGGTAACGGTTTTTCTTGTTGAAAGTGCACTTGCAGACTTTGCATAAGTACTGGCCTTTACCACCGGTATTGTCGTAAAGGTATTCATGAGGAGCTCCACATCTTGGGCAGGCCATAGTATCAGGGACTGTAGAAGCTTTTCTCCTTGTAATAGGGGTTATAAGCTTACCGGTTTCCTTGAGATGATTTGAAATAAGCTGCTTATAATCAAGCTTCTCAAGTGTCTCAATAATCGGCATGGTATCCACCACAAGCTTGCGGTAAGGCTTCCTAACAGGCTCATCGTAGTACTTGCGGACGGATCCTTTACTAAAGAGTGCACACATGAGGTAAATGATAATTTTAGCTTGTATTTGAATGTATAGTAGTAAAACTGTTATAATGTTGTTCAAAGGTACTTAACTCCTTTCTTTGGGGGTTGTCCAGCAACAACATTATACCAAAAAAAGGGCAAGTACCTTTGCCTTTCTATACAT encodes the following:
- a CDS encoding DDE-type integrase/transposase/recombinase translates to MCALFSKGSVRKYYDEPVRKPYRKLVVDTMPIIETLEKLDYKQLISNHLKETGKLITPITRRKASTVPDTMACPRCGAPHEYLYDNTGGKGQYLCKVCKCTFNKKNRYLKNLIFLCPHCGRTLELKKERKDFNVHKCTNSKCPYYLDRLNSMSEEDKQRYKSSPHDFKLHYIYREFDIDFEPLVRKPSQPPSVDISRLYVSPHVLGLILTYHVNFGLSTRMTAALMREVHGVSVSHQSVSNYADAVATNIKPFIDNYKYDLSDSICGDETYIKVLGKWHYVFFIFDAVKKIILSYPVSANRDVKAAIYALDEALSKFDKLPEDLTLIFDGNPIYMLAQHYFAQYGIHFDIKQVIGLTNDDPISEEYRPLKQIIERLNRTFKGNYRPTNGFNNYAGSVSFLTLFVAYFNFLRPHSSLEGRVPVVLEELKDRPNMPARWVTLIKMSQEYIKAQQSA